The sequence TCAGGCGCAAGTTTTTGCAATTTCGTCATGCATCCAGGTTCAAGCTCTGAAAACTTATTGAGTAGACTTGATACCAAAGATGAGATACTAAATTTTACAGCTTCCATAAAGTTCTCTGCATTTTCTTTCTCATGCATTCTCCTCAACGAGACAAGGAGTGACAAAATACTCTGATCACCATTGTTGCTTGTGGATACTTCTTCAGTGGCAAATGCCAAAAATGGGATAACATCACCTTCAGAACATAAAGGATCGCCAGACTCCTTATGAACCCTACATACATCCAGGGCCAATGCCAACAAGTGTAATCCCGTTAAAAGAACAGCATCTGAAGCACGTGATGCCACAAGTTTCTCAGAGTGAACAGCATAAAACAGAACTGCTCGAACAATTTCAGCAAGTGTTCTGCAGGTGGCGATTTTAGCTAAACCCCTGAGAGGATAATAAATCTTTGTCCATCTAGGAAGTTGATTTACCAATGCAGAAACATTACAGAACCGTGAGTATCTTTCCTCAGCAGCCTGTAGATCCCTATAATTCCAACGAGGATGGTATAAATCCAGCTCCTTCCAGTACGGCGAAAGAAGTCTATACATGCCCTAATTACAGAAAATAAGAGTGACTATCAATGACTGATCGACTCAAAATTAACATTGACTTGGCAGTTGGCATGTAGCTCAAACCTGAGTCATGCCAGATGGATGTGAATATTCAGCAACTGTATCTaatatttcttgaattttatcaaTTTTGGCAAGATCTCGAGGAAGAGATTTAACAAGCTGACTCCGAGTGGCATCTCCAATTGAAAGCTTATATACCAACTCTTTTTGCAAACATTCAGCAGTTGTTAGCCCACAAAATCTCCTTTCTTTCACTATTTGTATTAGCAGAGTAAGCATTTCTGTTACTAGAGTTGGTTCGTGCCTGAAAAAACAAAATCATGCAAAAAAAGAATCAATTGATTGGAtgtaaaaattacttttttaaaagaaaaaaaattactctTCTTCGGCCTGAAGAAAGGATGCAGAATTGTCAACACGACCATCCATGAAACGGTCACATATCTGATTCTAGGTTATGTTTTAGGAAAGTAtctgattaatatttaaatagatACTGCCAGAACATAAAGAACTGCAGCGACAATGGTTACTCTATTCAGGCAGTGGATAAAAACCTTGGAACgcatttatattttaatcaatGTGGTGCCAAAGTAATCATTTCTTCATTTCACAATCATGTGCCTCGTAAAATAATATTGTCATGGCTATGCTCATTCTCACATCAATTAGAGCTTCTTTAAAAACTGCTTAAGAATTTAAATAATACTGAAATAAACTAAAAGTTAATTCATTTTGCAAAATGGCACAGCTATGGAAACATAGAAAAAAGCATTTAATAACCACAAAAACGCCATGTTAATTAACACTTCAAAGATAAGGTCTAGTCATCGAAAATATGGTTCACGTGTTCTCAATCGATAGCATGCAGAAGGCGGAAATTGGTGGCACAGGGAAAATTTATAAATGACCACTCCATTTAGTGCAAAAGTTGCCCAGAAGGGAAAGTCGAATAGGAAATTATATACTCGCTTGGCTGCTCAAGGTTCAGAGATAGGTAGTCTGCCAACCCAAAACGTTCAAGAATTCTCTTGACAAAAAGATCAGCTGGAGCTAATGAAGCACAGCACTGGAGCAAGAAGAGATCAAGTTCCTGACCCTGTTCAGACCTGAATAAAAGCCAAAAGTGAAGAAATTATCGagtacaaaattaaaattaatagtaataaaaaaaatgtctaGGGGATACGCCAAAAGGAATCAGCATAAATCTTAGACGGACAAATTCTTAATCGAATTTAGAGGGCATATACCATCGAACTGAGCGATACCACTCGCTAAATAATATAGGAGTATCACCATTCCTGTGCCACATCCCAGCATGTACCTCAGCACAGAAAACCCTAATTCGCAAAGGATGCTCCATCACAAAAGCAGAAAACCCATAAGGGTGGCAGCCTTCTAAAATCTGGCCAAGAAAGTCACTTGATCTGGCAAGAGATTGGTCAGCAGAGCCAGCATTGAGAAAAGATGATGAGATAGATTCACCGTAACATATTTTGAGTGCAGTTCGTAAGACCATTGAAAGCAGCCGATGTATTGGAATATTTATTGAGATTTCTTGTGAACTAACATCAAATGTGATATCAGGCCAGTCTGACAAACTTAGGACTCGTAGCCTCTCCAGTTCAATGATGCTTTCTCCTTCTagcatattatcatcaaaaccAGCTTCTTGTCCTGTGGAAGCACCGCATTCGGACCCTATACCAATGTTACTTTGTTTATCATGAGCTTCACTTGAAGTAGAAAGCTCGCAATAGGACACACTGGATGATTTAAACATTAATCTGCCTCTTCTAAACTCAGAGAGCGTTCTTTTCAgagcaaaaaaattattaccagAGCAATTACTTATTTTCAGGGAAGAGGCACCAAGGGTTCCAACTGTATTATCCAATCCCAACCAATTTTCCATAGATCTCAAACACTCGTGCAATAACCACAAAGCAGACGATGGTACAGGGAAACGGTCCACAGTCTTGGAATCATCTGACGAGCTCTTCCCTGTAATACTACTGATGTAACTTTCCTGCGAGAGCCTTCCCACCTTTGCAAGTCTTGGGCAGTCTTGGTCTTCACACACTAGTTCATACGCTTTTTCCTCCCTAGTACCCAAATTGCTACTCACTAAAAATGCCCCAACCACTAAAAGAGAGAGAATGTTGGATATGGAGTGACATAATACAAAAGGCAAATGAACATTCTCATTTTCTTCTTCTATGTGATTGCCCATTTCTCGCTTTTGAGCATTCATACCTTGCACAGAAGCCAATAATCTCATCCACGTCTTAACTAAATCTCGCCGGCTGTTGCATAAATATTTGGGTACAACAGCATGGCTCATCACAAACCTAATATCTTCAACCACATGAAGAGAAGTTTCATACAAGGGCGCCCATTTAGAAACCTGAAAAGCAGCTGAAATGAACGTTTTCCGGTACGATTCAAATAATAGAGAGAACACAATTAAAAATACTGGATAAGAACCACAACCAAACAAATTACTACAACTTCAAAACCAAATACTAAACTACAGCATAATATTCAAGTAATTAGAACATCAACATTCTCAAACTCAAGGAGAGACAATAGCATTAGAGAACCCCATAGACTGTAATACACATCCGAAGGTAGGAATACTAGAATTAGAGTTGTTAGTGGGTTGCAAAAAGAGCAGCCAACAAATATAGCCAAACAAAAAGCGGAAAGTAAATTTTGATCCAGAAATCATTTAGAACACACCTAAGCAATGTGTCTGTATATATCCAATGGCAGTCACCATAGATTAGGACTGGTTAACATCAATGAGACCAAAAGTCAtcgaaaaaaaaacatgaatataTCTATTACTatattatcttcttttttttttttataagaaacgatattttattaatgatatgataaaaacaattacatTAGTGGACCAGAGGTCCACTATCATGAAGTACATATCactaatttgatttaatgaaACACAAAAGCCCAATCTCGCAATAGATCAAAGATGGAGACATTCTTGAAGTCATCATGAGTTCCGATCCACGTAGCTACTGTTATCTTGATTCTTTCCCAGCAATGTTCTCTATTTTCTGTTATTTCATCaaaattcttctatttctttccAACCATACTGTCTAGCATATGCAATGAACCACGACTTGCCAAAAAGTTCTTCCCCTCTTTCCAGTCAGTTGCCCCAAATCCATACCAAATAAATCTTTTGTTGACTTCGGCAATACCCAAACTAATCCAAGTTTTTGCAAAGTTTTAACCCACAATCCGATCGTGAAAGGACAATGTATGAGTATATGATCCTGAGTTTCGTTGTCATTTCTACACAACACACACCAATTTGGGCAAATAGCAATTGAGGGCAACTTTTTTTGTATCGTTTCCGAGGTCGGTAGCTTACCCAAAGTTGCAGCCCACGAGAaaacttgaatttttattgGAACCGATACTTTCCAAATTTGATCGTGATGAGGAAAAATCGGAAAACGTGTAGGAGGAAAAAAAGACTAGAAGAATGATTTAACCGAAAAAAGACCAGAAGAATCTCCTCGCCACACTCTGAAATCATCTACCCCTTCAATCAACCTAATTGATTCTAACACACGTAATAGCTCGGACAATTGAAGAAGTTCTTGATCGCTGATTGCCCTCCTAAAATGAAAGTCCCAAGAATGAGTAGACATTGCATTATCGAACGACACAAAATATGAAATAGGCAAATTATGAACTGttgataactgaaataaagcTGGAAAAAGCTCTTTGAAAGACGACTCTCCCACCCACATATCTTCCCAAAATCTCGCCTTATTTCTCCCTCTCACCTCAATTGAGACAAGCTGTTGAAAAGTCGGGTATATTCGGGAAATAAACTTCCAAGGGCACTTGAATGTAACGTTCCTTGCCAACCCTGCATCCCACCCATTCCCTTGTAAACCATATAAACTTACAATAATTTTCTTCCAAAGTGTCCCATCTTCCGCACAAAATCTCCACCACCACTTCCCCAACATGGCCTTGTTTCTCAAGATAATATTCCCCACACCCAATCCACCTTTTTCCTTAGGTTTGCACACATGTTTCCACGCGACCAAATGACTATACAAATCTCCATCCGCTCCatcccaaaaaaaatttcttgaaatcttCTCCATCATCTCTACTATACCTTTTGGAActctaaaaaaaaacataatatatcGGAATTGAATTTAAAACCGATGATATCAATGTTAATCTTCTCCCTCTTGACAAAAAAGTTATTTTCCAACTTGCTAATTTTTTCGACATCTTAGCCATAATGGGTTCCCAAAATGAAGCTTTTAACCGATTTCCACCTAAAGGCTTTCCCAAATAAGTAATTGGCCAACACTCAGTACCACATCCAATTTGTTGTGCTAACAGGTCAACTTCCCTTTGATCACAATGAATACCCAAAATCGCACTTTTTTCCCAATTGATTCTTAATCCAGACATATGACAAAATGATATCACCACTTGAACCAAGAACCTGATGTGGTCCTCATTCCTCACAAAGAATATTATGTCATCCGCAAACTGAATGTGAGATATCTCTACTTTGTCTCTACCCACCTCAATCCCTTTTATAAGATTTCTTCCTTTAGCTTTATCAATCAATCTCCCCAATACATCCACAaccaaattaaacaaaaaaggAGACCCCTCGGTCTCTCATTAATCATAACCGAGAATGTTACGTTCGACACACATCCTTTGATCCATTTTCTCCATCTCTCTCCAAACCCTTTTTTCATCAAAACAAAATCTAGGAAATCCCAATTCACATTATCGTAAGCCTTTTCAAAATCTACCTTAAGCACccatctttttttcttcttgctCCTTCCTTTTTCAACAAGTTCATTCGCTATAATGCCACAGTCGAGAATCTGTCTTCCCTCCACAAAAGCATTCTGAGATTCTGATATTGTCTCTGATATGACATTCCTGATCCTAGCAGTTAAGACTTTTGCTATTATTTTATACAAACTTGTTGTGAGGCTTATCGGTCTGAAATCCTTAACTTTGATAGATTCATTTTTTTCCCGGATCAAACAAATATATGTTTCGTTGGTAACACCATTTATGATTGCGGTTCGAAAGAACTCATCGAAAACCTTCATTAAATCTCTTTTGACTATTTCCCAACATTCTTGAAAAAAAGCCAAAGTAAACCCATCAGCCCCTGGACTCTTACCATCATCACATTGAAAAACTGCTATCTTTATCTCATCTTCAGAAAATTGTCTCTCCAATTCTTGACTCAATGCATCATTAATGGGGCACCAATCCACTCCTGCAATCCCCCAACTTCTCTCATCTGTCACATCATACAACTCCTTAAAAAACTTCAAGATAATGGAGACAATTTCATCTTCGTCACTTGTAATCGATCCATCATCCATTTCCAATCTATTAATGGTAGCCTTACTCCTCCGGTGATTCAATAGCGAGTGAAAAAACTTTGAATTCTGATCCCCCTCTTTAATCCATTTGATCTTGCTTTTTATCTACTACTATATTATCAACGAAGAGCACCATATAGTAGCCACCTTAGTCACTTGGTGTGCTTCCAGTTTTTATGTGTTCTTCCTAAAGTAACCCCTATGTAGATAACCGCCATCAATATTTGGCCTTTTTTCCAATGTTTCTTTCATCTAATTATTAATATACAAATTTAgttttcaatatttaaaatttccaaaaaatttagcaatatgttaaatttatttatattgtattgttatgagaaaaaacataacaaaaatgAAGATAAAGAAATTGGTTGGGCGCGCGCATTGCgcgttttaaaaaatatttaattgatcGAAAATATTTTGTCCACCAATTTAATTGGGTAGACAGTTTTCTCAATCGAagcaattttttcttttatgtggATTAATatattcatgaaataaaatgtaaattaattcaaaataaagttttttttttaaataaagaagTGGACATACCGACCAATCAAAGATAGTTACTATAATATACTAGTCACTGACGCACAAGCGTTACATGTGcatgaaatttatttatataaaataatatacaaatcacaaattttatccatatacaattaatttaatttaacaaaaTGAAGATAATATGGAAATTAAAATAGCAAAAAAATTAGTGTTGTATTATGGTCAACAGGACTAGAAAACTTAACTTTTCAacttccaaaaaaaatttcacagctAGCAGTTGACAAATCACCACCCCATGAAGAAAAGGCGGTTAATGTAAACATTACAGGAGAGTGAGATTAAATGTGCAGTAAGCACAAGCAGAAAtgaatgttaaaaaaataattacactACCTGAAGCCTTCCATCATCTCTGGCACAAGcaacaaatatattttctaaGCATTGCAACAGCATGTCCATCAGATTCATTTCCTCCACTAGCCGCGGTGTCAGAGTCGGCACAGTCAGAATTTGGACAGAAAATGTAGACAGCAACGGATTTTTCTTGAATACAGTATCACTTGACTCTTTTATGGCTTCATCCACAATCATAGGATAATATCTTACAAATACTTTTGcaaattcatatttaaatacAGGTTCACCCAGCAATTTCAAAAGTAACTCATGGAGCTTTCCAACAACACTATCATGCATGAAACTCTCAGCCCTCAATAGAGCGTCCAAAAGACCAACCGAAGAGTACACTCTCCCTGAAATAAAACTTAGCAAACTTTCACTGTGTTTGCAAAAATTCAATAGCATCTCCACCACGACAGAGGTCAACTCATCTGCAATCTTTTGAAGCTCAGCAGCATGGTCAGAGGCTCTAGGACTCTCCTCAGAGATCCTTTTCCCACATTGTAGCTTGTTATTCCAATAACCAAGCAATAAGTCCATAACAGGTCCCATAGACTTCGCAAAGTTCTCAGGAAGGGGTTGTATCTGTTCTGCACCTCTGTGCTTGGAGCAAAATCCTTCCTGTTTCCATGCAGTAACATCTCCACAATCACAGCACCCTCCGCCTGTATATATGACAGAGTAATCGTGATCCTTATGGTTTCCATTCTCAAAACAAGGAACGCAAATTGCACATGTTGGATCATGCTCGCACGTCCGACAGCGGTATGCGATATCATTGTTCTCCCAGACAGCCCCACAAACACCGCGTTCATTTTCACTCAATTTAGTCAGGTGTTCTAAGGCCACATTAGGTTCACCTTCAAACATCAGCCACTGCAACCAACTCAAGCTCTCACGGAACACATTTTCACCCTCCTCCAACTCATCACTTGGCAAAATTGCAGATACCAACTGTGGTACCCGAAATCCATTATTCTTCGCATAAGCCACCAAACCATGCTGTCCATGATTCAAGTTTTCATCCGGGACTCCCAGCAGTGAGAGCCTCTGGaacacataaaaaaaacaaaatttatatctCCTATACAACACGGTTAACAATTCTAAAATCCAGTCGTATTTCAGAACGTAACTTACTCTCggtagtttaaaaaaaaaaaatacaacaccGTAATCCATCCATAATTCTCCTGACATTGAACGTATTTCTActactttataaatttaatcacaaTTCACActatttagcttaaattttaGCAGTTTGATTCGAGCGTACCTGAATGATGAGACCGTAATTAGATGGAGGAATTGATTCCGCCGTAGATTCAACCTCCATCCGAAACATATCACGAATCCAATCGATGCAAGAACACTTATCAATTTCACAGCTTTCGCTCCCCAGGGCTGAAGCTCACTGTCAACCACACTCACCGACGAATATATATCATCTATACACATTCATATACATAGTGATCGTAACATTCATTAAATGGAGTAAATTGGGAGAAAATTATCAAAAACCCTAGCAAGGCTAGAATAAATCTAGATGATCCAATTATACGTTGAGAAATCTCTCTTGATTTTAGTATGTTtactaattaataataataataataataataataattaaaaagtgGTCGGATTTCGGGACTTTTACCTTGTTTCTTTATAAATATAGATTTAGATTtagatttggatttggatttggatttagATTTGAAACTGGATTTGAAAATTCaagtatttgaaatttcatttggtgtttggtttaaaatttaaaaatgatatttataaatccatttcttgtttggagaaaaaaagattcgaatttggaattttaaaattttactaagcTGTCCTTAGaaatcttatcaaatttgatTGGATTTGGATATAAAATTAGTTGcatgtttttaaaattcaaatcccaccaaatcttatcaaatttgatGGGATTTGGATATAATCATTGGAAATCTCatgaaatcccataaaattcTAAACAAATCCGAATTCTTTTTTTGAATCACTATGcttttgaaattcaaatatcatGAAATCATCCCAAATCCTGATTTTCAAACACACTGTTACTATCACCTCGCGGATAATTTCGTCAAAGATAAACTCTGCTTTACATTACATTtactttaataataataataactattaaaatatttgtctGTCCTGTCAAATTCGTAATAAATTTTAAGTcgaaatgattaattaattcgccttctttaaatatttttaaaaaatatttctaaacacAATTGTTTCTTATTTCATTCCTTAGTAAATATTGTATTATCCATAACTAATTGAAAATACGTGAAACGCGGATTTCAATAATTATATTCTcaaatttcttcttctttgtttttaatcggaaatgaaattaaattttttatagttGGGAAAAGAGCAATTTGACTAGTAAAACAAATAGTTTGGTAAATAATAGTAGTGATACCAGGATTTCAATTAAACGGGCAACTGGGAGGAGCatatttaatgggcctaaagtCCAGTTAAACAAAAGACGGCCCAATTATTTGTAGTTGACTAGCCGATTACTAGCTTTGGGTTCCATATTCAGGACCTTGCTACAAAAGCCCCACAAATTTTTGGCCCGATAAGCAATTGAAGTttagaaataaaggaaaataaGCTTTGCATTTTTTTAGAAACAAACAACTGTGTGTCATCCAAATTTCAAGTGTTTAGTATAAGAATTTCAGTTCACGTGATTGAGTATGTTTGAACCTTACAAACCTAaaaacaataatcatatttttccCGATTCTGATGGCTATGATCGTTTTTCGACGAAAACTAAGCTTAGATTTTTATCATGATGAACTTGACGATTTTAGGAGaaaatttaatgttttataaaaaaaaactgtacTTAAATAAATATACGCATACAAtcaattgttttattttcttaatcttattttatattaattaattgtcaAATATACCATTATCTTAGCAGCTTATCTAACCTATGATTTTCCATCTCAAGTCCCAATTGTTGTGGTCCTCCACagagtttgataaattttagCAAACAAGAAATTCCCAGCAACCAACTAACAAAAGTAGACTAGAGATTTGGCATTTTGCCATAAATCATTGCTCTGAACAAGTCAAGtactattaattaatttataaaatgacgCCAGTTTCAACTcgtatttggttttaatttaaaatattgctATTTGCTCAAAGTTTTTCTTCCATGAAAATCCAGAATTGGTAAAAAGCAATTCTCGAGATGTAATAATTGAAGGGAATTAGAAAAACCAAATGATTTTGTGGGAGTTGATTCTAAACGTCGGCAACAAAAAAGATGATGTCTTAACTAAAAAGCTTTCAACTAAGTGAGTTTCTTGATTGAAGATGTCTTTTTCTGGTGTAATTCCGACTTAAGGtgagaaaaaatatcgaattttcaaTATACCGAGATTACCGTGTCGAAAAATTGCGGAATTTATctaattttcggtataccgaatattTCGATACGATACGATACGataaaaataccgaatttttcgatACGGTATTGGTATATAAAActgtatataccgaaatatcgaaaaaatatataatattttagaacaataaatttataaaaattttaaaaaattaggttTTTTGGGTATAAAACGGTGTATActaataccgtaccgaaatttcgaTATACCGTACAATTTCGATATAATCAGTATGCTAATTATATGTACCGAATTTTTTGATATACTGaaaaatataccaaaaatttcggtACAGTATCGTATGAATTTGCTTATACCATAATTTtcgatataatatataattttcggtACAGTACGATATGGGACGATGTATCACTCCTAATTCCGACACCTTATTAAGAACGACATACAACACATAAAGTAACAGTCCTCTAATTTATGACATTTTCTTTCGAATAAATCACATATATACATGTTTTCTCGTAGATTAATGTGGATGACAGGTATTAAGAAATTTCTCTTGATTAAATAAAAGtagaatattaaaataatatacgCTGTGTCACGCTA comes from Primulina huaijiensis isolate GDHJ02 chromosome 2, ASM1229523v2, whole genome shotgun sequence and encodes:
- the LOC140971742 gene encoding E3 ubiquitin-protein ligase PRT6-like isoform X1, which translates into the protein MFRMEVESTAESIPPSNYGLIIQRLSLLGVPDENLNHGQHGLVAYAKNNGFRVPQLVSAILPSDELEEGENVFRESLSWLQWLMFEGEPNVALEHLTKLSENERGVCGAVWENNDIAYRCRTCEHDPTCAICVPCFENGNHKDHDYSVIYTGGGCCDCGDVTAWKQEGFCSKHRGAEQIQPLPENFAKSMGPVMDLLLGYWNNKLQCGKRISEESPRASDHAAELQKIADELTSVVVEMLLNFCKHSESLLSFISGRVYSSVGLLDALLRAESFMHDSVVGKLHELLLKLLGEPVFKYEFAKVFVRYYPMIVDEAIKESSDTVFKKNPLLSTFSVQILTVPTLTPRLVEEMNLMDMLLQCLENIFVACARDDGRLQVSKWAPLYETSLHVVEDIRFVMSHAVVPKYLCNSRRDLVKTWMRLLASVQGMNAQKREMGNHIEEENENVHLPFVLCHSISNILSLLVVGAFLVSSNLGTREEKAYELVCEDQDCPRLAKVGRLSQESYISSITGKSSSDDSKTVDRFPVPSSALWLLHECLRSMENWLGLDNTVGTLGASSLKISNCSGNNFFALKRTLSEFRRGRLMFKSSSVSYCELSTSSEAHDKQSNIGIGSECGASTGQEAGFDDNMLEGESIIELERLRVLSLSDWPDITFDVSSQEISINIPIHRLLSMVLRTALKICYGESISSSFLNAGSADQSLARSSDFLGQILEGCHPYGFSAFVMEHPLRIRVFCAEVHAGMWHRNGDTPILFSEWYRSVRWSEQGQELDLFLLQCCASLAPADLFVKRILERFGLADYLSLNLEQPSEHEPTLVTEMLTLLIQIVKERRFCGLTTAECLQKELVYKLSIGDATRSQLVKSLPRDLAKIDKIQEILDTVAEYSHPSGMTQGMYRLLSPYWKELDLYHPRWNYRDLQAAEERYSRFCNVSALVNQLPRWTKIYYPLRGLAKIATCRTLAEIVRAVLFYAVHSEKLVASRASDAVLLTGLHLLALALDVCRVHKESGDPLCSEGDVIPFLAFATEEVSTSNNGDQSILSLLVSLRRMHEKENAENFMEAVKFSISSLVSSLLNKFSELEPGCMTKLQKLAPESANYFLNSVVNNSFKEAESTSESEKLKAKSRERQAAILERMRDQQSKFLESFNTSEDDEMDDVKSEGEMCDSETNNEIQDSVQVSCSLCHDPKSRSPVSFLVLLQKSRLLSFVDKGPPSWEQVTQSGKEHVSSIPTTYNGILPVNISDGSNVVSSSQLIDVVQSALNDLASLGQPAEVDCFLQFVKARFPSLKNVQLPCMSTDKMEGTPSSLETFEEHMYLLIKGSPSGSKNSDSPNKDGIFLASESDMERRGCAESLLLGKYIAALSKEPTDGPSASKINHSRSDRMQSEANTWHLEHDKFVPAGSDGIYVSSCGHAVHQGCLDRYLSSLRERYIRRIVFEGGHIVDPDQGEFLCPVCRGLANAVLPALPGDLRKIPQPSVVSTRNFMDVGYPSTSSEMVGSLRLQDALSLVQSAANVAGSNKNLAAFPSRNVSVISNLEPILRLLCGVYYPGQDKILETGRVSNSLILWDTLRYSLISTEIAARSRKSSLSSNYSLGTLYRELNSSSGFILSLLMDATQSIRTSNSLTVLLRLRGIQLCAKSLCYGASPNEYSSHLCQQGGSMLYILDNAEAEVQYPDTQLWRRLSEPVLACDAFSSLMWTLFCLPWPILSCKESYMSLVHAFYVVSVTQAILTYYRKKQGIISGLGCHDCLITDIDKAVGEYGEIVQCFDSYYVDATYGIYDSIRSLTFPYLRRCALLWKLINCSNSVPFNNGIQTWDESEYAECANNPAEELPEVEKLEKMFCIPALGVIIADKKLRLTASRWLRHFSEALRFHKSQCLVRCTPPVPFRLMLLPHLYQDLLQRYIKKCCPDCGALKEEPALCLLCGKLCSPSWKTCCRETGCQTHAMACGAGIGVFLLIRRTTILLQRSARQAPWPSPYLDAFGEEDVEMHRGKPLFLNEERYAALTHMVASHGLDRSSKVLRQTTTGSFFVF